A window of the Actinomycetota bacterium genome harbors these coding sequences:
- the hisH gene encoding imidazole glycerol phosphate synthase subunit HisH, with protein sequence MIGVVDYGLGNLPSVTKALERAGADVALLETPDALHDELRAVVLPGVGHFGAGARNLRETGFDAALKDWVDADRPLLAICVGLQLLFERSEEDPDERGLAVVPGTVRRLRAPKVPHMGWNDLSVREGARVLSAVEPGEKAYFVHSFHVCPEPDHVAATTTYGETFCSAIERGSLVGVQFH encoded by the coding sequence GTGATCGGCGTCGTCGACTACGGGCTCGGCAACCTGCCGAGCGTGACGAAGGCGCTCGAGCGTGCGGGGGCCGACGTCGCGCTGCTCGAGACCCCGGACGCGTTGCACGACGAGCTGCGGGCGGTCGTGCTGCCCGGCGTGGGCCATTTCGGGGCGGGTGCCCGCAACCTGCGGGAGACGGGGTTCGACGCCGCGCTGAAGGACTGGGTGGACGCCGACCGTCCCCTGCTCGCGATCTGCGTCGGGCTCCAGCTCCTCTTCGAACGCTCCGAGGAGGACCCCGACGAGCGGGGGTTGGCGGTCGTGCCGGGCACGGTCCGTCGGCTGCGCGCGCCGAAGGTGCCGCACATGGGGTGGAACGACCTCTCCGTCCGGGAGGGGGCCCGGGTGCTGTCGGCCGTCGAGCCGGGCGAGAAGGCGTACTTCGTACATTCGTTCCACGTCTGTCCCGAGCCCGACCACGTCGCGGCGACCACGACCTACGGTGAGACGTTCTGCTCCGCGATCGAGCGGGGCAGCCTGGTGGGGGTCCAGTTCCAC